A single window of Dermochelys coriacea isolate rDerCor1 chromosome 2, rDerCor1.pri.v4, whole genome shotgun sequence DNA harbors:
- the IBA57 gene encoding putative transferase CAF17, mitochondrial, which translates to MLVRAGAALLGLPRSPRPWVGGGGAMRRRSGGAPPSPAAVRCFPLSRALLRVQGPEADTFLQGLLTNDVERLMSGGADRPPEGGAPSPQSSPLPRAQYTHALNVQGRCLYDIILYRLHESQEEEPNILLECDCSMLDSVQKHLKLYKIRRKVDIAPCLDLSLWAVIPEEQSGDVSSILDKSADKTLVLTPDPRAEVMGWRLITNKEENPLEIVPGSHIGNISDYHRHRYKQGIAEGVKDIPPGVALPLESNLAYMNGISFTKGCYIGQELTARTHHMGVIRKRLLPVQLSAPLPLGSIPEGAAILTESGKSAGKYRAGGDELGIALLRLANINEPLHINLPGDTSVNLTASIPNWWPKTTNK; encoded by the exons ATGTTGGTGAGGGCGGGCGCGGCGCTGCTAGGTCTGCCCCGCAGCCCCCGCCCGTGGGTAGGTGGGGGCGGAGCGATGAGGCGGCGGAGCGGGGGCGCCCCTCCCTCACCCGCGGCTGTTCGGTGCTTCCCGCTCAGCCGCGCGCTCCTGCGCGTGCAGGGGCCCGAGGCGGACACCTTCTTGCAGGGCCTACTCACCAATGACGTGGAGCGACTGATGTCGGGGGGGGCGGACCGTCCCCCGGAGGGCGGGGCTCCCTCGCCACAGAGCTCGCCCCTTCCACGCGCTCAGTACACGCATGCGCTCAACGTGCAGGGCCGGTGCCTCTATGATATCATCCTCTACAG GCTTCATGAAAGTCAAGAAGAGGAACCAAATATCCTGCTGGAGTGTGACTGCTCAATGCTGGATTCTGTTCAAAAGCATTTGAAATTGTACAAGATCCGGAGGAAAGTAGATATAGCCCCCTGCCTTGATCTCTCTTTGTGGGCAGTCATCCCAGAGGAACAGTCTGGAGATGTTTCCAGTATCCTGGATAAATCTGCAGACAAAACTTTGGTTTTAACTCCTGATCCCAGAGCAGAAGTCATGGGTTGGAGATTGATTacaaacaaagaggaaaatcCACTAGAAATTGTCCCTGGAAGTCATATAGGAAATATTAGCGATTATCATAGGCACAGGTACAAACAAG GAATAGCTGAAGGTGTAAAAGACATCCCGCCAGGAGTAGCCTTGCCACTGGAATCCAACCTGGCCTACATGAATGGCATCAGTTTTACCAAAGGCTGTTATATTGGGCAGGAGTTAACAGCTAGGACCCACCACATGGGTGTCATCCGCAAACGCCTATTACCAGTGCAGCTTTCAGCTCCTTTGCCATTGGGAAGCATTCCCGAGGGTGCTGCGATCTTAACTGAATCGGGAAAGTCAGCTGGCAAGTACCGCGCTGGTGGAGATGAACTTGGCATAGCTTTGTTGCGATTAGCTAACATAAATGAGCCACTTCATATCAATTTACCAGGTGACACTAGTGTGAACCTTACTGCATCTATACCTAACTGGTGGCCAAAAACTACCAACAAATAA